TATGTGTTTTTTCAAATTTGTATGGATATGGATTAACACCTTTTGCACTTATCTGCTTAATTTCATTTATCCTCTGTTCCCTAAACTCCTTTAACAACTTAATCCCTCCTAAATCTCCAAATCTTATATTTTGATACCTAAAATTTGATACTTAAATACCCCTTTCGGTGCTTTAATTTTGACAACTTCTCCTACCTTTTTACCTACTAAAACTCTCCCAATCGGAGACTCAAAGCTTATCTTATTGTTAAAAACATCTGCTTCATGAGGTGTTACAATCTGAATTGTTTTTTCTTCTCCCGTATCCAAATTCTTAATTAACACCCAATTACCAATGTTAATAACATTGGTATCCAATCCTTCAATAACTTCTGCTTTTGAAAGCATATTTTCAAGTTCATTAATTCTTGCTGCAATTCTTCCTTGTTCATTTTTTGCTTCCTGATATTCTGAATTTTCCGATAAATCACCTAGTTCTCTAGCTTCTTTAATTCTTTGAGCTATTTCAAACATAAGCTTTTGCTTTAACTGATCAAGCTCTGCTTTTAATTTTTCATACCCTTCTTTTGTTAAATAAATACTCTCTTTTTTCATTCAAACACCTCCAACACTATTTTTCATTTTTCAATTCTTTTACAACTTCTAAAAATTGATCAATTTCTCTAAAATCTTTATACACCGAAGCAAATCTAACATATGCAACTTCGTTGATCTTTTTTAATCCCTCCATAACAAGCTTTCCTATCTCAAGACTTGAAATTTCCAAATTACCGGTTTTCTGGATTTGATTTACCACATCATCAACTAACTTTTCCATCTCTTCAAGAGTTACATTAGTCTTTTCACAAGCCTTCATGATACCACTCAAAATCTTTGACCTATCAAATTTTTCTCTACGCCCATCTTTTTTTATTACAAAAACTGGCCCAAATTCATATCTTTCATACGTAGTAAAACGACCTTTACATTTCAAACATTCTCTGCGACGTCTTATTGTCATTCCTGATGAATCGACTCTTGAATCAAGTACTCTAGTTTCATCATTGCCACAATATGGACATTTCATATTCATCACTCCATATTCTTTGATTCAAGTTCCTCATATATCTTAAATATCTTTTTTATTCTGTTATAAACCATACTCTTTGAAAGAGGAGGATCAAAAAGCTTTCCAAGATCACTTAAACTCAAATCTTCATTTTCCAATCTCAAAAGTGCTATTTTCTTTAACTCATCATTTAGAATATCTTCACCATATTTTTCAAATAAATTTTTTATAATCCTGATCTGTTTTGCGTTACTTTCACCAACTCTTTTAGCATTGGCCGTTAGAAAATTCATAGATCTATTAAAATCACTTTTAATTTCTCTTGAGCTTACTATTTTTTCCATCTTGTCAGCGTTTCTTTGAGCTCCCATATAATAGAGAATTTCAATTATATCTTTTGCCCTTTTTAGATAGAATCTGTAATTTTTCTGACCAAAACTTGCAATTTTACCAAGTATACCTAAATTATCGAAAAGATATTTTTGTATCTCATTTAGAAATTTATAATTATGTGAAATAATTTCAAAGTGGTAATTTTTAGTAGGATCAGTTACAGAACCAGTCGATATAAAAACTCCACGCAAAAATGCACCAAATAGCCCAAGATCCTCAAATATATATGCTGGAATCTCAAGAATATCCAACTCTAGCTTAGATAATATTGAAAAAGGAATAAAAATTTGCACTCTCTTCTTTTTCAACTTATTTTTAATCATTGTCAACCTTTTTTTATCAGTACCTACTATAGCCATTAAATTCATTATCCTTCTTGCAGCAGGTATAAAACCCACTTCAATTTTTACAACAACATCATTAAAAGACCTTATTATTACTCCCCTTGATTTTAAAAATCCAGCCAATTCAGATTTTGCTTCCAATTCGGAGTTAACAACCGTATGACACAATTCACCTTTTACATCTTCAGAAAATGTATATAACATTATATCACCTTATAAGTTTAATTATTAAACTTGCTAGTTTCATAGAATTATGTCTTATCTTCTCTTTGCCATCACTGTCAACCTTTACTTCTAATAAATCCTCAAAAATTAGTCTTTCATCATTTTCGATATCTACTTTCACTGGAATTGATCCTTCATTTTCATATCTTTCTAATATATATTCAGGTATATTCGATCTCGATGCAATAATCATATCAACTTTCCTTTCAAGATATCTTTCTATCACACTCACATGATCAAATAATGTAAAATTGTATGACTCGGAAGCTTGAGTCATTAAATTGGAAATATATA
This genomic stretch from Thermosipho africanus Ob7 harbors:
- the whiA gene encoding DNA-binding protein WhiA codes for the protein MLYTFSEDVKGELCHTVVNSELEAKSELAGFLKSRGVIIRSFNDVVVKIEVGFIPAARRIMNLMAIVGTDKKRLTMIKNKLKKKRVQIFIPFSILSKLELDILEIPAYIFEDLGLFGAFLRGVFISTGSVTDPTKNYHFEIISHNYKFLNEIQKYLFDNLGILGKIASFGQKNYRFYLKRAKDIIEILYYMGAQRNADKMEKIVSSREIKSDFNRSMNFLTANAKRVGESNAKQIRIIKNLFEKYGEDILNDELKKIALLRLENEDLSLSDLGKLFDPPLSKSMVYNRIKKIFKIYEELESKNME
- the greA gene encoding transcription elongation factor GreA; translated protein: MKKESIYLTKEGYEKLKAELDQLKQKLMFEIAQRIKEARELGDLSENSEYQEAKNEQGRIAARINELENMLSKAEVIEGLDTNVINIGNWVLIKNLDTGEEKTIQIVTPHEADVFNNKISFESPIGRVLVGKKVGEVVKIKAPKGVFKYQILGIKI
- the nrdR gene encoding transcriptional regulator NrdR; protein product: MKCPYCGNDETRVLDSRVDSSGMTIRRRRECLKCKGRFTTYERYEFGPVFVIKKDGRREKFDRSKILSGIMKACEKTNVTLEEMEKLVDDVVNQIQKTGNLEISSLEIGKLVMEGLKKINEVAYVRFASVYKDFREIDQFLEVVKELKNEK